CGATTTCCCTCATGGCAAGAATCCAGTTCCGGGGCAATCTGATAACTTCGCGCATTGCCTAGCCTAGCTGGTCACTGAGCAGGGCTACAATCCATTCAACAAAGAATTCACAATAGACTAACGATATGCTGTTTTAGTGGCGAGGACGATCGATCGGAGCGCAGCCTGTTCGTGAGATCATCAGACTAAAAGCCGCTCGATTCCTAGCAAATCATGTTCCGAATCGCAGAGGTTCCGTAAGTCATCGATCCGGCGCCTAATGAGAGCGCCGAACAAATCCGGCGGGGAATGTCCAGCTTTTGCGGAATCCAAGAAGCAAAACGCGGACTGTCCGCTTTTCTCAGCCGGATTTGTTAGGCGTTCTAAGACAGAAACGTGGTAGGCAAACGGAAGCGAATAGAAGTACGTTTAATGTACGCTGCTGAGCAACGGGTGTACGGCTGGCGCGTTCCCAGTGCTTTTGCGACAAATGGCCAGGCCGTGTTGAGTGCTATGCATCGGAAGGACGATCCTGCCCGGTAGAAGGAGCGTGGCATTTCAACAGAGATCGGCTCCGCATGGAGTTACGAGTCCGAGCTGCCGGCGGCACAGGAATTGTTGACGATAGTCCGACCTCGCGGTAGCATCGCTGAGGTTTCGCGCAACTAGCGACCGGTCGATCGGCAAAGTGGTGGTGCCCGAACAGTCGGCACTCGGGTTGCTCGCAGTGGGCGCGATAAGTTGCTTGATTTACTTGGCAGTTCGCGGCTGGCCCGCCCCGTTTGTGGCGACTATGCGTTTTTTGATCGCTCGATCTCCGTATAGCGTGCGGCAATGGCTTTCCGCCATCAGTTTCGGGCTGCTGGCGGTGGCAATCTGCTCCTGCCAGCGAAGCACCGATACGATTCCGAGCGCTACTCTCGACGCGACTTCCGGTGTGGTCACCTTTGCCCGTGACGTAGCGCCCATCATCTTCAAAAGATGCGCGGCGTGCCATCATCCGGGCGAGGCGGCGCCGTTCAGCCTGCTCAGTTACGACGACGTTCGCCGCCGCGCGCGGCAGATCATCGATGTAACGCGAAAGAGGTTTATGCCTCCTTGGCTGCCGACTCAAGGGGACGAGCAATTCGTCGGCACGCGGCGCCTCACCGACCATGAACTCCAAACACTGCAAGGATGGGTGGATGCCGGAGCACCGCGCGGCGATGAGTCCGAGCTACCGG
The Pirellulales bacterium DNA segment above includes these coding regions:
- a CDS encoding cytochrome c, with amino-acid sequence MRFLIARSPYSVRQWLSAISFGLLAVAICSCQRSTDTIPSATLDATSGVVTFARDVAPIIFKRCAACHHPGEAAPFSLLSYDDVRRRARQIIDVTRKRFMPPWLPTQGDEQFVGTRRLTDHELQTLQGWVDAGAPRGDESELPAAPVFTDGWQTGTPDLVLESPAFKLSSGGGDVFRNFVVPIQLESPRWVQSIELRPENPRVTHHARLGVDR